In Picosynechococcus sp. PCC 7002, the following are encoded in one genomic region:
- a CDS encoding RNA recognition motif domain-containing protein → MSVRLYVGNLPKDVVEKQALVDFFVEAGETATTKVIKDRKTGKCRGFAFVTVPTDEEADAFIEKYNGQSFMDSPLKIEKALPRSKGDDKPAEASNTKGGGKRKRSGGSSKKQSSYGDATSAQPDPRWASELEKLKDMLQQQTANV, encoded by the coding sequence ATGTCCGTACGTTTGTATGTCGGCAATCTGCCCAAAGACGTCGTCGAAAAACAAGCCCTGGTTGATTTCTTTGTTGAAGCAGGCGAAACCGCAACCACCAAAGTGATCAAAGACCGGAAAACAGGCAAATGTCGTGGTTTTGCCTTCGTTACCGTCCCCACCGACGAAGAAGCCGATGCTTTCATCGAAAAGTACAATGGCCAATCCTTCATGGACAGTCCCCTCAAAATTGAGAAGGCTCTCCCCCGTAGCAAAGGCGACGACAAGCCAGCCGAAGCCAGCAACACCAAAGGCGGCGGCAAGCGCAAGCGCAGTGGTGGCAGCAGCAAGAAGCAATCCAGCTACGGTGATGCAACTTCCGCTCAACCCGACCCCCGCTGGGCCAGCGAACTGGAGAAGCTCAAAGACATGCTCCAACAGCAAACCGCTAACGTTTAG
- the rpiA gene encoding ribose-5-phosphate isomerase RpiA produces the protein MDAVTVMKQEVGKVAAALVQSNSVVGLGTGSTTAYAIQYIGERLAAGELENIVGIPTSFQAEVLAKQYKIPLSSLDAVDHIDVAIDGADEVDPQKNLIKGGGAAHTREKVVDALANKFVVVVDSGKLVDRLGSTFLLPVEVIPMAITPVMRQLEALGGKPELRMGVKKAGPVVTDEGNLVVDLKFAGIDDPATLEQKINNIPGVLENGLFVGVADVILVGEIIDGQPRVREIQ, from the coding sequence ATGGATGCCGTCACGGTCATGAAACAAGAAGTGGGCAAAGTCGCCGCCGCCCTAGTCCAGTCCAACTCAGTGGTTGGTTTAGGCACTGGGTCAACCACCGCCTATGCAATTCAATACATCGGTGAGCGTTTAGCCGCAGGTGAACTAGAGAATATTGTCGGGATTCCCACCTCCTTCCAGGCAGAAGTTCTCGCAAAACAGTACAAAATTCCCCTAAGCAGTTTGGATGCCGTTGATCATATTGATGTGGCCATTGATGGGGCCGATGAGGTCGATCCCCAGAAAAATTTAATTAAAGGGGGCGGTGCGGCCCACACCCGGGAAAAAGTTGTGGATGCCCTCGCCAACAAATTCGTCGTCGTGGTAGATAGCGGCAAGCTGGTTGATCGCTTGGGTTCAACCTTTTTATTACCCGTGGAAGTGATTCCCATGGCCATTACGCCAGTGATGCGTCAACTAGAAGCATTGGGTGGTAAGCCAGAACTCCGAATGGGAGTCAAAAAAGCTGGCCCCGTGGTGACCGATGAAGGAAATTTAGTCGTGGATCTTAAATTTGCTGGCATCGACGACCCGGCAACCCTAGAGCAAAAGATTAATAATATCCCTGGCGTCCTGGAAAACGGTCTGTTTGTCGGGGTGGCTGATGTGATTTTGGTCGGCGAAATTATTGACGGACAACCCCGCGTCCGGGAAATTCAGTAG
- the ruvA gene encoding Holliday junction branch migration protein RuvA, with product MFSYLKGEAIAIHRNLQGRFFLILEVRDIGYEIQVPGRLAQELAAAIGQPQHIFVHSQQREDGTYLYGFASAAARDLFRQLISVSGIGAQGAIALLDTLTLPELVQAIVTADHRQLAKAPGIGKKTAERLALELRSKLSQWRDQFSLPDTAAQPNAAVHEDLELTLLALGYQETEIRGAIATLSQDSILLQNDNADEWIRRAITLLSQT from the coding sequence ATGTTTAGTTATCTTAAGGGAGAGGCGATCGCCATCCACCGGAATTTGCAGGGGCGTTTTTTTCTAATTCTCGAAGTAAGGGACATTGGCTACGAGATCCAAGTGCCAGGACGCCTCGCCCAGGAGTTGGCAGCCGCAATCGGCCAACCCCAACACATTTTTGTCCACAGTCAGCAACGAGAGGACGGCACCTACCTCTACGGCTTTGCCAGCGCTGCCGCCCGGGATTTATTTCGGCAGCTGATCAGTGTCAGTGGCATTGGTGCCCAGGGGGCGATCGCCCTACTTGATACTCTAACCTTGCCGGAATTGGTACAGGCCATTGTCACCGCCGATCATCGTCAGCTAGCCAAAGCGCCGGGCATTGGCAAAAAAACCGCCGAACGGCTTGCCCTCGAACTGCGCAGCAAACTCAGCCAATGGCGAGATCAATTTTCGCTTCCCGACACAGCCGCTCAACCCAATGCCGCTGTCCACGAAGATTTGGAATTAACCTTGTTGGCCTTGGGATACCAAGAAACCGAAATCCGTGGGGCGATCGCCACCCTCAGTCAAGACTCGATTCTGTTGCAAAATGACAATGCCGACGAATGGATCCGGCGGGCCATCACTCTCCTAAGCCAAACATAA
- the dnaB gene encoding replicative DNA helicase: MADSTPAFPGNALPPQNIEAEEFILGGILMDPEAMGRVVDVLVINAFYVQAHRDIYQGLLVLHNQGKPTDLLALSTWLQDNERLGKVGGIPKLSQLVDRTVSAVNIDHYAELVMDKYVRRQLIAGGHEIIDLGYDTVKTLPDVLDESEQKIFRLTQTRPQDGLTAIAETIAEAFSNIEERQTKQQEKEMLSGLSSGFYDLDAMTNGFQRSDLVIIAGRPAMGKTSFSLNVATNIAKKERLPVAIFSLEMSKEQLVQRLLAGEAQIESNRLRAGRLDEVDMRPLLKAVEFLSDVPLFIDDTANITVGQMRSQARKLQAEQGGKLGLILIDYLQLMEGGGDNRVQELSKITRSLKGLARELDVPIFALSQLSRGVEARNSKRPMMSDLRESGSIEQDADLVLMLYRDSYYNPDTPERDIAEVIIAKHRNGPTGTVKLIFQPELTKFLNLAQSPSPYAETY, from the coding sequence ATGGCCGATTCAACTCCCGCTTTTCCCGGTAACGCCCTTCCGCCCCAAAATATCGAAGCCGAAGAATTTATTCTGGGGGGGATTTTAATGGACCCAGAGGCCATGGGCCGGGTGGTGGATGTTCTGGTGATTAATGCCTTTTATGTCCAGGCCCACCGGGATATTTATCAAGGTTTGTTGGTGCTCCATAACCAAGGCAAACCGACGGATTTATTGGCCCTGAGTACCTGGCTCCAAGACAACGAACGTCTCGGAAAAGTCGGCGGTATTCCCAAGCTTTCCCAATTGGTGGATCGCACCGTCTCCGCTGTGAATATTGACCACTATGCGGAACTGGTCATGGATAAATACGTGCGGCGACAACTCATTGCCGGGGGCCATGAAATTATTGATCTGGGCTATGACACCGTTAAAACTCTACCCGATGTCCTCGATGAATCCGAGCAAAAAATCTTTCGGCTCACCCAGACCCGTCCCCAGGATGGCCTAACCGCCATTGCCGAAACCATTGCCGAAGCCTTTAGCAACATCGAAGAACGCCAGACCAAACAGCAGGAAAAAGAGATGCTGTCGGGGCTTTCGAGTGGGTTTTATGATCTCGATGCGATGACCAATGGCTTCCAACGCTCTGATCTGGTGATTATTGCCGGACGTCCCGCCATGGGAAAAACCAGTTTTTCGCTCAATGTGGCCACTAATATCGCTAAAAAGGAACGGCTTCCCGTGGCCATTTTTAGTTTAGAAATGTCGAAGGAGCAATTGGTGCAGCGCCTCTTGGCTGGGGAGGCTCAGATTGAAAGTAATCGTCTCCGGGCCGGACGCCTCGATGAGGTTGATATGCGTCCCCTCCTCAAAGCGGTGGAATTTTTGTCGGATGTGCCTTTATTTATCGATGATACGGCGAATATCACGGTAGGTCAGATGCGATCGCAGGCGCGGAAACTCCAGGCAGAGCAGGGGGGAAAGTTAGGGCTAATCCTCATTGACTATCTACAACTCATGGAAGGCGGTGGTGACAATCGTGTCCAAGAACTCTCAAAAATTACGCGATCGCTCAAAGGGCTCGCCAGGGAATTAGATGTACCCATTTTTGCCCTATCCCAGTTAAGTCGGGGGGTTGAGGCCCGCAACAGCAAACGCCCGATGATGTCTGACCTGCGCGAATCAGGTTCCATCGAGCAGGATGCCGACCTGGTTTTAATGCTCTACCGCGACAGTTATTACAACCCAGATACCCCGGAGCGAGATATTGCCGAGGTGATTATTGCGAAACACCGTAATGGCCCCACCGGAACGGTTAAGCTGATTTTCCAGCCGGAGCTAACAAAGTTTTTAAATCTAGCCCAGAGTCCCAGCCCCTATGCAGAAACCTATTAG